The following is a genomic window from Spirosoma foliorum.
CCAGCAAGCGGTGTGCAGCTCAGCTCATCGAACTGGCGATGCAGGAGAACTGCTCTGTATCGGCGGTTAATCCCACGATTGAGCATCAGATTGGAAAGTATGGCACGATTACGGGCAAGCATGAGCCGGGGGTAAATGGGGTTTATCAGATTGAAAAACTCATAGAGAAACCTTCGTTGAGTCTGGCCGAGCTCGAACTACAAACGCCCGGCTTACGTGTTGGTTATTACCTCTGTTTCTTCGGCATGCACGTATTTACACCCACCGTGTTTAGCCTTCTTGAGAAGCAACTGGCCCTGGGCAGCAAGAATACGCCACTAACACCGGCCCTACAGGAATTGGCCGATACCGAAAAATACCTGGCGCTGGAGGTTAAGGGCAATCGCTATGACCTGAGCGGACGGCAGGGTTTGCTACGGGCACAAATGGCCCTTGGCTTAGCAGGCGTGGCCCACGACGAAATCCTGACGTCGATGGTCGAACTGCTGGCCGAAGCCAATACGCGAAAGGCGCAATTGATTCAGTAAGTAAATGGTCAATTGATGATGAATAATGGACAATGAATTAACCGTATTCATTATCCACCACTCAGTATGCATTGGCCACTATCCATTATTCATTTACTTATCAATCAACATGAATGTTTTTATAGAAACGATTACGTCTGCCGATCCCGCTGTTCGTAACCGATCCTTTTTTGATATAAGCCGAAATTTATCCGCCAATACCTTATTAAAAGCGCTGCGTGAACTGGACGAATTTCGAAAGTCTACGCCCAATCTCTACGATAAAGTCCGGGCGATTCTTTTCCTGTATGCTGGTTTCCGCTTTTTTCTGATGGAAACAAAGGAGATTCCGGCCATTGGAAAAATCCCCTACGCTGGTTTCGACGATTTGCTAGCTCGCCGATTTGAGCAGGCTATTGCCACGTTTTTGCAGGATTTGGACAAACGAGGTCCCAATGCAACCCTGTTCAGTGGATTGGCCGATAGCTACCATCAGTTGTCTTTCCAGACACTGGCTGATCAGGTTCGTAAGAGTGTTCGGTCTAGCAAGGGTAACCAGTGGATGTTCCGGGTAGGGCATCAGGCCGAGCATCCGATTCGGATTCACCCGAGTCTTCTTCAACGCTCAGATAACTCGCTCTTCTACCCGATTCTGCACGAGCAGACCTCCGTCCGGATGGACTTGACCCATAGCGGCTGGTCGGATATTTTCTTCCTCGGGATGGATTATCCCGAAGGTGCCCGGGTTGTTAATATCTCCATTGATCTGGGCGTTTTTGGGCGCGACAAAGACATTCGACCACCCCTGCATTGTTATGTGCGGGTTATATCAGAACCTGTTCTTCGCCTGACCAGCGTGGATTTGAACACCACCAAAGATGTTCACGACCTCGCTGATCTGTTCAATTTTGGTAATGACTACCTGAGTCTGGTCAAAGCCGGGGTTATTGCATCGGGGCTGATTCCGCCTTCGTTTGAAGGTACGAACCAATCGCTGGCCGAAATTCTGGCTCGCATTGTGGCGCCCGGCATGGGTATTGAACTCGTTACGAAAGTGAACGATATTCCCAAAGGCTCCCGGTTTGCCGTGTCAACCAACTTGCTAGGTTCGATCATCAGTCTGCTGATGCGTGCTACGAGTCAGACGAAAAATCTGGAAGGCGGTTTACAGGAAAGCGAACGACGTTTGGTAGCCTCACGGGCGATTCTGGGTGAATGGATTGGCGGTTCGGGTGGTGGCTGGCAGGATTCGGGTGGTGTCTGGCCGGGTATTAAAGCCATTCAGGGCACATTTGCGCAAGAGGGCGACCCCGAATTTGGCATTAGTCGGGGTACGTTGCTGCCTCGCCACCGGGTGTTACAAGGCGAAGAAGTACATCCTGATATTCAGGAGAAAATCATGAACTCGCTGGTGTTGATGCACGGAGGCATGGCTTCTAACGTTGGACCTATTCTGGAAATGGTAACCGAAAAGTACCTGCTCCGGGGTAACAATGAATGGAATGCCCGCCAGCAAACGAACCAGATTTTTGACAATATCCTGGCCGCTATTAAGGAGGGAGATATTAAGAAACTAGGCCAAAACACGGCCCGAAACTGGGAAGGCCCCATCAAAACAATTATTCCCTGGGCTTCGACTTATTTCACGGAGCAGATCATTGCCAAAGCGAAAAAACAACTTGGCGACGATTATTATGGCTTCCTGATGCTGGGAGGGATGTCGGGTGGAGGAATGGGCATGTTTGTCAATCCGGCTCATTACGAAGAGTACAAAATGAAGGTACTGGAGATGCTTCGAAAAACGAAAAACGAGCTCTCCGATTCGCTTCCTTTTGCAATGGAGCCCGTCGTCTACAATTGGAGTATCAACAACAAAGGCACGTGGGCCACGCTTCAGGAAGGTAATCAGGCACTTATGCCTGAACAATACTACGGTATTCAGGTGTCGGAGCTGGTGCGGAAAGATCCAGGTTCGATTTCGTACGTGCGCCGGGCCGAGATCGATTACTTCACTACTTATTGCGACCAGAATAACCTGGCGTATCCGTTACTGCGCACTATTGTCAGTAACTTATTCAAGGTTTCTGATCCTACTTCGCAAGGTAATCGGAGCGCTGAAAATGAAAAAGCCGACCGGGTTAAAAAAGAGAACGGCTTCGATTACATTCAGCATAATGAAATTCGTGAAGAGATACAAAAAGGACGTATCGGTCTGTCTCGCAACCGATTGTCGGCCGAAACTGCCATTGACGATGTGTTGCCCGGAGACCTTGTTTCATTAGAATCATTGTCTGCCGCTGCTCAGGCGGGTGAAGCTGCCATTCGGTCGGGCAAAGCTGCCATTTTGAGTCTGGCTGCGGGTGTAGGTAGTCGCTGGACTAAAGGAGCTGGTGTGATCAAAGCGATCAACCCATTCGTGGAGATTGACGGCGTGCATCGGAGTTTTCTGGAAATCCATTTAGCCAAAACCCGGAAAGTAGCCGAGCGCTATGGGGCTGCTATTCCGCACCTCGTAGCGACCAGTTATCTGACCCATGAGCCTATCCGGAAAAAGCTGGACCTGACCAATAATTTTGGTTATCAGGGGCCAACCTTCCTGTCGCCGGGTCGATCCATTGGGCAGCGCTTTGTACCGATGGAACGGGATTTACGCTTTTTGTGGGAAGATATGCCCCAGGAAACGCTTGATGAGAACAAGCAAAAAGTTCGCGATGCGGTGCGTCAGTCGATGATTGCTTGGGCGAAGTCGAAAGGAGAGGGCAGCGATTATGTCGATAATATTGCTGCTCAGCGCTTTTCGCCCCTCGGTCACTGGTATGAAGTATCGAACCTGTTGCGCAACGGTACGCTGGCAGCGTTACTGGCTCAATACCCACAGGTTGAAACAATTATGCTGCACAACATCGATACACTCGGTGCTGATGTAGATCCGGCAGTGCTGGGTTATCACCTCGAATCCGGGAATGCGCTTACGTTTGAGGTTGTGCCCCGTCGCATTGAAGATCGTGGGGGTGGACTGGCGCGCGTAAATGGCCAGCTTCGTCTGTTAGAAGGTTTAGCGCAACCCCGTGAAGAGGACGAATTGAACCTAAGCTATTACAGCACCAATACAACCTGGATTCAGATTGATCCCCTGTTAAAACTGTTCGGCCTCACGCGCGCTGATCTACAAACGGGAGATGAAGCGCAACTGGCTAAAGCCGTACGAAGTGTAGCGCACCGGATTCCGACCTATGTGACGATCAAAGATGTAAAATATCGCTGGGGCCACGGTCAGGAAGACATTTATCCGGTGGCACAAATCGAAAAACTATGGAGTGATATGTCGGCGCTGGCCGATGTAAAATGCGGGTATATCGAAGTCCCTCGCTTCCGGGGCCAACAAATGAAAGACCCCGCTCAACTGGATTCCTGGGTTACCGACGGCAGCAAAGATTATGTAGCTTCTTTGTGCATCTTCGCTGAATCCACTGTGGCTCAATAAATAAACTGTTAACGAATGAACGAAGGCCACTTGCTATTGAGCAAGTGGCCTTTTTGGTGAGTAGCTCAATGGTAAAAAAGTAACATAGGATTAGGAATGGCCCATTAGGGCCTATCTATTCCCTATTCACGTTAATCTACAATAACCTCTACTCACACTATACAAAAAACGGGCTTATAGCCCGCTCCGAAAACCCTATAAAAAAGATAAGGTTCCCTGAACGTTGCAGAGAACCCTATACTGACTATTCCTAAACCCTTAACCTTTTCTACATGAAAAACTAACTTTTACTCTTTTCTGTTCCAAATACCGAATTAATTCAGTATTTGTTTCAATTTACTGAACGTCAGCAGCTTGGCTGATGGATTGATTCGCGTCCCAAAGGAAGTTGATCATCCGGGCTGTATAACCAGCCTGATTCATCCAGTGACCGGCAGCTGCATCTTTTTGCTTAGCCAGTCTATTATTTACTTGAACAGCCGCTTCGTTGAACTTGGCTCGGTCGGCAGGACTGATGTTCAGCACTGCAGCCGGGTTTTGGTTGTACAACGAGACAACGCTCATAAAGTTTTGCCAGTTGGTAGTATTTACAAACTTGGCAACGTTTTGTTCAACATACGAAGCAAAAAGCTTCTGTGAACCATTGACAAGCATAGCACTTGCCGGCTTGTTGGCTGCCGGGCTATCATCAGTATTGGTGGTGGTAGCCGCGGTTGCCTGAGATGTTGCTAATCCTAATCCAAGAATCAGTGATGCAAAGATAACACGCGTTTTCATTGTTTTGTTCTATTTGGTTTCGATTAATGAACGCACAAATGTCTATAGAAATTCCTAAACTGCAAACGCCCATATAGGGCGTTTGCGAAATATTATTCCGAATTTAATGCTGATTTTGAGGTGTTTTTTTTATAATAATGGTTTTAATTCCTTTGATTCGGAATAATATATTGTATTAACTGTGCTTTATACCTATAAAATATGCCTTCGTAAAATTATAAAATTCTTTAAAAAGTTATATCATTGGTTGTAATTATTCATGGCGGCCTGTATTCCAATAGTACAAAAAGTAATGGCTGCGTTGCCTGCACGATCTAAATAGCCTGGCAATTGAATCAATTCATCCTCCGGAAACTGCCCCAATACGAAATCAACTTGCCTGCCTTTTGAAAAATTATTGCCAATTCCTACCCGAAGTCGGGCATATTCCTGCGTATTTAGGACCTCGTCAATATTCTTGAGTCCATTATGTCCGCCCGGCGATCCTTTAGGCTTCAGGCGTAGCTTTCCAAAGGGCAAATCTTTATCATCGGTGATAATCAGTATGTTTTCAACAGGAATATTCTCCTGCTTCATATAATACTGCACCGCCCGCCCGCTGAGGTTCATATAGGTAGTGGGCTTTATAAAAAAAAGCTGCTTCCCTTTGTGCTGCCATTTGGCGGTATATGCCAAACGGGTCATCGAGAAAGTAAAACCATGTTGCGCGGCCAGTCGATCCAGAACCATAAAGCCAGCATTGTGGCGGGTAAGCGCGTACTCTGGGCCAATATTGCCCAATCCAACAATCAAAAATTTCATAACAAATCAATTCAATAAGGTTACCGATTCACGGTAGGTGGTTTGGGTGCCATCCGGGAATTGACAATCCAGTCGGTAGCCATAGATACCACTGGAGGCCGCCTGACCATTTACGAAGCCATCCCATAAGGGCTCACCACTTAAAAGCACAAAATTAGCACGATTATAAATGACTGCTCCCCAACGATCATAAACTGTGAATCGAGCAATGGTTAATGAGGAAAAAGTAAAGTAAGCGGCAAGCGCATCGTTCTGATTGTCATGATTGGGCGAG
Proteins encoded in this region:
- the pth gene encoding aminoacyl-tRNA hydrolase, whose amino-acid sequence is MKFLIVGLGNIGPEYALTRHNAGFMVLDRLAAQHGFTFSMTRLAYTAKWQHKGKQLFFIKPTTYMNLSGRAVQYYMKQENIPVENILIITDDKDLPFGKLRLKPKGSPGGHNGLKNIDEVLNTQEYARLRVGIGNNFSKGRQVDFVLGQFPEDELIQLPGYLDRAGNAAITFCTIGIQAAMNNYNQ
- a CDS encoding UTP--glucose-1-phosphate uridylyltransferase, with the protein product MKVRKAVITAAARGERLYPVADTIQKAMLPVIDTDGLHKPVIQAIAEEAFLSGIEEICIVCAPGDGERYINAFTSLRDNLVKSYKSVDWAREEAEKIDNLISRIQFTEQQEPLGYGHAVYCAKDFVNDEPFLLLLGDYLYVSNLTSKRCAAQLIELAMQENCSVSAVNPTIEHQIGKYGTITGKHEPGVNGVYQIEKLIEKPSLSLAELELQTPGLRVGYYLCFFGMHVFTPTVFSLLEKQLALGSKNTPLTPALQELADTEKYLALEVKGNRYDLSGRQGLLRAQMALGLAGVAHDEILTSMVELLAEANTRKAQLIQ
- a CDS encoding UTP--glucose-1-phosphate uridylyltransferase, translated to MNVFIETITSADPAVRNRSFFDISRNLSANTLLKALRELDEFRKSTPNLYDKVRAILFLYAGFRFFLMETKEIPAIGKIPYAGFDDLLARRFEQAIATFLQDLDKRGPNATLFSGLADSYHQLSFQTLADQVRKSVRSSKGNQWMFRVGHQAEHPIRIHPSLLQRSDNSLFYPILHEQTSVRMDLTHSGWSDIFFLGMDYPEGARVVNISIDLGVFGRDKDIRPPLHCYVRVISEPVLRLTSVDLNTTKDVHDLADLFNFGNDYLSLVKAGVIASGLIPPSFEGTNQSLAEILARIVAPGMGIELVTKVNDIPKGSRFAVSTNLLGSIISLLMRATSQTKNLEGGLQESERRLVASRAILGEWIGGSGGGWQDSGGVWPGIKAIQGTFAQEGDPEFGISRGTLLPRHRVLQGEEVHPDIQEKIMNSLVLMHGGMASNVGPILEMVTEKYLLRGNNEWNARQQTNQIFDNILAAIKEGDIKKLGQNTARNWEGPIKTIIPWASTYFTEQIIAKAKKQLGDDYYGFLMLGGMSGGGMGMFVNPAHYEEYKMKVLEMLRKTKNELSDSLPFAMEPVVYNWSINNKGTWATLQEGNQALMPEQYYGIQVSELVRKDPGSISYVRRAEIDYFTTYCDQNNLAYPLLRTIVSNLFKVSDPTSQGNRSAENEKADRVKKENGFDYIQHNEIREEIQKGRIGLSRNRLSAETAIDDVLPGDLVSLESLSAAAQAGEAAIRSGKAAILSLAAGVGSRWTKGAGVIKAINPFVEIDGVHRSFLEIHLAKTRKVAERYGAAIPHLVATSYLTHEPIRKKLDLTNNFGYQGPTFLSPGRSIGQRFVPMERDLRFLWEDMPQETLDENKQKVRDAVRQSMIAWAKSKGEGSDYVDNIAAQRFSPLGHWYEVSNLLRNGTLAALLAQYPQVETIMLHNIDTLGADVDPAVLGYHLESGNALTFEVVPRRIEDRGGGLARVNGQLRLLEGLAQPREEDELNLSYYSTNTTWIQIDPLLKLFGLTRADLQTGDEAQLAKAVRSVAHRIPTYVTIKDVKYRWGHGQEDIYPVAQIEKLWSDMSALADVKCGYIEVPRFRGQQMKDPAQLDSWVTDGSKDYVASLCIFAESTVAQ